Proteins encoded in a region of the Rhizobium sp. CC-YZS058 genome:
- a CDS encoding DUF1902 domain-containing protein: MGPKGRGSLADIAPCSLAARSGAEEAKAFAFRPNANFAKLGPEAAPDVGGLENRMQKRTFFVRAVWDDEAQVFYTESDIIGLHAEAADLQSLEAVVTEVAGDLIVANHLSEAELASMPMKSLIPTIFWHHPILPAAA; this comes from the coding sequence TTGGGGCCGAAAGGAAGGGGGAGTCTGGCCGACATCGCTCCCTGCTCACTCGCGGCTCGATCCGGCGCGGAGGAGGCAAAAGCCTTCGCCTTTCGCCCGAACGCGAATTTCGCTAAACTCGGGCCGGAAGCGGCTCCCGATGTCGGCGGGTTGGAGAACAGGATGCAGAAGCGGACATTCTTCGTCAGGGCTGTGTGGGATGATGAGGCTCAGGTTTTCTACACCGAGAGCGATATCATCGGACTGCATGCGGAAGCCGCGGATCTTCAATCGCTGGAGGCTGTGGTTACCGAAGTCGCGGGCGATCTGATCGTCGCCAACCATCTTTCCGAGGCCGAACTCGCATCGATGCCGATGAAAAGCCTGATCCCGACCATTTTCTGGCATCATCCGATCTTGCCGGCTGCGGCCTGA
- a CDS encoding type II toxin-antitoxin system HicA family toxin, producing the protein MPDGYYDDVRKILIELGYRKIGNAKGSHEKWQASTSQKTLIVPYNLMSRHTANAILKTAGHSGKL; encoded by the coding sequence ATGCCGGACGGCTACTACGATGACGTCCGCAAGATCCTGATTGAACTTGGCTACCGAAAAATTGGGAACGCGAAAGGGTCGCATGAGAAGTGGCAGGCTTCGACCAGCCAGAAGACACTGATCGTGCCCTACAATCTCATGAGTCGGCACACGGCCAACGCGATCTTGAAGACCGCAGGCCATAGTGGAAAGCTCTGA
- a CDS encoding bifunctional riboflavin kinase/FAD synthetase, whose translation MTVFHRNETKAPLPGSLEGGVVAIGNFDGLHRGHQSVLNRALEEAQARGVPALVLTFEPHPRTAFRPDQPVFRLTPAPLKAKILEGLGFAAVIEYPFDRSFSALSAEAFVERVLIDWLKVGHVVTGFDFHFGKNREGGPAFLMKAGAEKGFGVTLVDAYRDENAEVISSSRIREHLCRGEVSEAAGLLGYHYTVQATVIGGKRLGRTLGYPTANMRLGREVTLATGIYAVRFRRPDGALHDGVASFGRRPTVDSDGEPLLETFLFDMTADLYGECSAVSFFSYLRPELKFDGLDALVVQMKQDEAEARAVLRGVTALGEIDARLCF comes from the coding sequence ATGACCGTTTTCCATCGTAACGAGACGAAGGCCCCGCTGCCCGGTTCGCTCGAAGGCGGCGTGGTCGCCATCGGCAATTTCGACGGGCTGCATCGTGGCCACCAGTCGGTGTTGAACCGGGCCCTGGAAGAGGCACAGGCGCGCGGCGTGCCGGCGCTGGTGCTGACCTTCGAGCCGCATCCCCGCACGGCCTTCCGTCCCGACCAGCCGGTTTTCCGCCTGACGCCGGCGCCGCTGAAGGCCAAGATCCTCGAAGGGCTCGGCTTTGCCGCGGTGATCGAATATCCCTTCGACCGCTCGTTCTCTGCCCTGTCGGCCGAAGCCTTCGTCGAACGGGTGCTGATCGACTGGCTGAAGGTCGGCCATGTCGTCACCGGCTTCGATTTTCACTTCGGTAAAAACCGCGAGGGCGGCCCGGCTTTCCTGATGAAGGCCGGCGCGGAGAAGGGCTTCGGCGTGACGCTCGTTGATGCCTATCGCGACGAGAACGCCGAGGTGATCTCGTCAAGCCGGATCCGCGAGCATCTCTGCCGCGGCGAGGTATCGGAAGCGGCCGGGCTGCTCGGCTATCATTACACGGTGCAGGCCACCGTCATTGGCGGCAAGCGGCTTGGCCGCACGCTCGGCTACCCCACCGCCAACATGCGGCTCGGGCGGGAGGTGACGCTGGCGACCGGCATCTATGCCGTCCGCTTCCGCCGCCCGGACGGCGCGCTCCATGATGGCGTGGCGAGCTTCGGCCGCCGCCCGACGGTCGACAGCGATGGTGAGCCGCTGCTCGAAACCTTCCTCTTCGACATGACCGCCGATCTCTACGGCGAATGCTCCGCCGTCTCCTTCTTCTCCTATCTGCGCCCCGAGCTCAAATTCGATGGTCTCGACGCCCTGGTGGTGCAGATGAAGCAGGACGAGGCCGAAGCCCGCGCGGTCCTGCGCGGCGTGACGGCGCTGGGGGAGATTGACGCGCGGCTGTGTTTCTAG
- a CDS encoding TIGR01459 family HAD-type hydrolase produces MATRINSFKDIVGRYDVVLCDVWGVLHNGVEAFREAGLALSDARQRGATVVLITNSPRPHPGVIVQIRGLGVPDAAYDRIVTSGDVTRALIQAGPKKIFFIGAERDLPLIEGLGVEMVSAADADIIVCAGFFDDETETPEDYRATLAPLARRGVPFICANPDLVVERGHKLIPCAGAIAEVYTALGGEARIAGKPHRPIYRAAIGEARAARGPFEASRVLAIGDGMPTDVRGAQEFGIDLLYIGAGIHAADYMTGEKTDEARLNAFLKKEGVAPKWWMPRLI; encoded by the coding sequence ATGGCCACGCGCATCAACAGCTTCAAGGACATTGTCGGCCGCTACGACGTGGTGCTGTGCGATGTCTGGGGCGTGCTGCACAACGGCGTCGAGGCTTTTCGCGAGGCCGGCCTGGCGCTCAGCGATGCGCGGCAGCGGGGCGCCACGGTCGTCCTCATCACCAATTCGCCGCGCCCCCATCCGGGCGTCATCGTCCAGATCCGCGGCCTCGGCGTGCCGGATGCCGCCTATGACCGGATCGTCACCTCCGGCGACGTCACCCGGGCGCTGATCCAGGCGGGCCCCAAGAAGATCTTCTTCATCGGCGCCGAGCGCGACCTGCCGCTGATCGAAGGCCTGGGCGTGGAGATGGTTTCGGCCGCCGATGCGGACATCATCGTCTGCGCCGGCTTCTTCGACGACGAGACCGAGACGCCGGAAGACTACCGCGCCACGCTGGCGCCGCTCGCCCGCCGCGGCGTGCCCTTCATCTGCGCCAATCCTGATCTCGTGGTCGAGCGCGGCCACAAGCTCATCCCCTGCGCCGGCGCGATCGCTGAAGTCTACACGGCGCTTGGCGGCGAGGCGCGCATTGCCGGCAAGCCGCACAGGCCGATCTACCGCGCGGCGATCGGCGAGGCGCGTGCTGCGCGCGGCCCCTTCGAGGCATCGCGGGTGCTGGCGATCGGCGACGGCATGCCGACGGATGTGCGCGGCGCACAGGAGTTCGGCATCGATCTGCTGTATATCGGCGCCGGGATCCATGCTGCCGACTACATGACTGGCGAAAAAACCGACGAAGCGCGGCTGAACGCTTTCCTGAAGAAGGAGGGCGTCGCCCCGAAATGGTGGATGCCGAGGCTTATCTGA
- the chrA gene encoding chromate efflux transporter: MAAFGDGNEAAGTDAASAPVLPSFFEAARLWAAIGISSFGGPAGQIALMHREVVEKRRWIDEARFLHALNYCMLLPGPEAQQLATYIGWLMHGTRGGLVAGLLFILPGLAVILALSVLYALYHQTGLLAAVFFGLKAAVLAIVVEALVRLGRRALKTWAARLIALTAFVALFLFAVPFPLVILAAGLLGLAGLAGGAGAADIGSGAPARGRSVAQVLRLTFVWGALWMAPVALAAALGGEIFVAIGLFFAKMAVVTFGGAYAVLAYVAQQAVETFGWLRPGEMLDGLALAETTPGPLVLVLSFVAAMAAFREASGLDPVLAALAGGLLAAWVTFVPCFYLIFLGAPSVERLRGNRRLSAALSAISAAVAGVILNLAVWFALHVLFARVERLKTGPLSLAWPDPASFEPRALLLAGLAALLLFVFRRGVPLTLLLCGLAGVALARF, translated from the coding sequence ATGGCAGCCTTTGGCGACGGGAATGAGGCAGCGGGCACAGACGCGGCGTCCGCCCCCGTTCTCCCCAGCTTTTTCGAGGCCGCGCGCCTTTGGGCGGCGATCGGGATCTCAAGCTTCGGCGGCCCGGCCGGGCAGATCGCGCTCATGCATCGCGAGGTGGTGGAAAAGCGCCGCTGGATCGACGAGGCGCGGTTCCTCCATGCGCTCAACTACTGCATGCTGCTGCCGGGTCCGGAGGCCCAGCAGCTGGCCACCTATATCGGCTGGCTGATGCATGGCACGCGCGGCGGGCTCGTGGCCGGCCTGCTCTTCATCCTGCCGGGGCTCGCCGTCATTCTGGCGCTTTCCGTGCTCTACGCGCTCTACCACCAGACCGGGCTTCTCGCCGCCGTCTTCTTCGGGCTGAAGGCCGCGGTCCTCGCCATCGTGGTCGAGGCGCTGGTGCGGCTCGGCCGGCGGGCGCTGAAGACCTGGGCGGCACGGCTGATCGCGCTCACCGCCTTCGTCGCGCTGTTCCTTTTCGCCGTGCCCTTTCCGCTGGTCATCCTCGCGGCCGGCCTCCTTGGCCTTGCAGGCCTCGCCGGCGGGGCAGGGGCGGCGGACATTGGTTCGGGCGCGCCGGCGCGGGGACGCAGCGTTGCGCAGGTCCTTCGCCTCACCTTCGTCTGGGGCGCCTTGTGGATGGCGCCGGTCGCCCTTGCCGCGGCGCTCGGCGGCGAAATCTTCGTCGCCATCGGCCTGTTCTTCGCCAAGATGGCGGTCGTCACCTTCGGTGGGGCCTATGCGGTCCTGGCTTATGTGGCGCAGCAGGCGGTGGAGACTTTCGGCTGGCTGCGGCCCGGTGAAATGCTGGACGGGCTGGCGCTCGCCGAAACCACGCCGGGGCCGCTCGTGCTGGTGCTCAGTTTCGTCGCCGCCATGGCCGCCTTTCGCGAGGCGAGCGGGCTCGATCCGGTTCTGGCGGCGCTGGCGGGCGGTTTGCTGGCTGCGTGGGTCACCTTCGTGCCGTGCTTCTACCTGATCTTTCTCGGCGCGCCCTCGGTGGAGCGGCTGCGCGGCAACCGCCGGCTTTCGGCCGCGCTTTCCGCCATCTCCGCGGCCGTCGCGGGCGTCATCCTCAACCTCGCAGTCTGGTTCGCGCTCCATGTGCTCTTCGCGCGGGTCGAGCGGCTGAAGACGGGTCCTCTCTCGCTGGCCTGGCCGGACCCGGCCAGTTTCGAGCCGAGAGCGCTTCTGCTGGCCGGCCTGGCCGCCCTTCTGCTCTTCGTCTTCAGGCGGGGCGTGCCGCTGACCTTGCTCTTGTGCGGGCTTGCCGGCGTGGCGCTGGCGCGGTTCTGA
- the groES gene encoding co-chaperone GroES → MTSTNFRPLHDRVVVRRVESEAKTKGGIIIPDTAKEKPQEGEIVAVGTGARDESGKVIPLDVKAGDRVLFGKWSGTEVKLNGEDLLIMKESDIMGVIA, encoded by the coding sequence ATGACAAGCACCAACTTCCGTCCGCTTCACGACCGTGTCGTGGTTCGCCGCGTCGAGTCCGAAGCCAAGACCAAGGGCGGCATCATCATCCCGGACACCGCAAAGGAAAAGCCGCAGGAAGGCGAAATCGTCGCCGTCGGCACCGGCGCGCGTGACGAGTCCGGCAAGGTGATCCCGCTGGATGTCAAGGCTGGCGATCGCGTGCTGTTCGGCAAGTGGTCGGGCACCGAGGTCAAGCTCAACGGCGAAGACCTGCTGATCATGAAGGAATCCGACATCATGGGCGTTATCGCCTAA
- the groL gene encoding chaperonin GroEL (60 kDa chaperone family; promotes refolding of misfolded polypeptides especially under stressful conditions; forms two stacked rings of heptamers to form a barrel-shaped 14mer; ends can be capped by GroES; misfolded proteins enter the barrel where they are refolded when GroES binds): protein MAAKEVKFGRTAREKMLRGVDVLADAVKVTLGPKGRNVVIDKSFGAPRITKDGVSVAKEIELEDKFENMGAQMVREVASKTNDIAGDGTTTATVLAQAIVKEGNKAVAAGMNPMDLKRGIDLAVSAVVKDLQAKAKPISTSEEVAQVGTISANGDKQVGADIAEAMQKVGNEGVITVEEAKTAETELEVVEGMQFDRGYLSPYFVTNPEKMVADLEDAFILLHEKKLSNLQAMLPVLEAVVQTGKPLLIIAEDVEGEALATLVVNKLRGGLKIAAVKAPGFGDRRKAMLEDIAILTGGTVISEDLGIKLENVTIDMLGRSKKVSISKENTTIVDGAGAKNEIEGRVAQIKAQIEETTSDYDREKLQERLAKLAGGVAVIRVGGSTEVEVKEKKDRIDDALNATRAAVQEGIVPGGGVALLRSSTKIDVKGENSDQEAGVNIIRRALQSLVRQIADNAGDEASIVVGKILEKNDDNYGYNAQTSEYGDMLSMGIVDPVKVVRTALQNAASVASLLITTEAMIAELPKKDAPAMPGGMGGMGMDGMM from the coding sequence ATGGCAGCCAAAGAAGTCAAGTTCGGCCGCACTGCGCGCGAAAAGATGCTGCGCGGCGTCGACGTTCTCGCCGATGCAGTGAAGGTGACGCTCGGCCCGAAGGGTCGCAACGTCGTGATCGACAAGTCCTTCGGCGCACCGCGCATCACCAAGGACGGCGTATCGGTCGCCAAGGAAATCGAACTGGAAGACAAGTTCGAGAACATGGGCGCCCAGATGGTGCGCGAAGTGGCCTCGAAGACCAACGACATCGCCGGTGACGGCACCACGACCGCGACCGTTCTCGCCCAGGCGATCGTCAAGGAAGGCAACAAGGCCGTTGCCGCCGGCATGAACCCGATGGACCTGAAGCGCGGCATCGACCTCGCCGTCTCCGCCGTCGTCAAGGACCTGCAGGCCAAGGCCAAGCCGATCTCCACCTCGGAAGAAGTTGCCCAGGTCGGCACGATCTCGGCAAACGGCGACAAGCAGGTCGGCGCTGATATCGCCGAAGCCATGCAGAAGGTCGGCAATGAAGGCGTGATCACGGTTGAAGAAGCCAAGACCGCCGAAACCGAACTCGAAGTCGTCGAAGGCATGCAGTTCGACCGCGGCTACCTGTCGCCCTACTTCGTCACCAACCCGGAAAAGATGGTCGCCGATCTCGAAGACGCCTTCATTCTCCTGCACGAGAAGAAGCTCTCGAACCTCCAGGCGATGCTCCCGGTTCTCGAAGCCGTCGTCCAGACCGGCAAGCCGCTCCTCATCATCGCTGAAGACGTCGAAGGCGAAGCGCTGGCGACCCTCGTCGTCAACAAGCTGCGTGGCGGCCTCAAGATCGCTGCCGTCAAGGCTCCGGGCTTCGGCGACCGCCGCAAGGCCATGCTCGAAGACATCGCCATCCTGACGGGTGGCACGGTGATCTCCGAAGACCTCGGCATCAAGCTCGAAAACGTCACCATCGACATGCTCGGCCGCTCCAAGAAGGTTTCGATCTCCAAGGAGAACACGACCATCGTTGACGGCGCCGGCGCCAAGAACGAGATCGAAGGCCGCGTGGCCCAGATCAAGGCGCAGATCGAGGAAACCACCTCGGACTACGACCGCGAAAAGCTGCAGGAACGTCTGGCCAAGCTCGCTGGCGGCGTTGCCGTCATCCGCGTCGGCGGCTCGACGGAAGTCGAAGTCAAGGAAAAGAAGGACCGCATCGACGACGCGCTGAACGCAACGCGCGCCGCCGTTCAGGAAGGCATCGTTCCCGGTGGTGGCGTCGCTCTGCTGCGCTCCTCCACCAAGATCGACGTGAAGGGCGAAAATTCCGACCAGGAAGCCGGCGTGAACATCATCCGTCGCGCCCTGCAGTCGCTCGTTCGCCAGATCGCCGACAATGCCGGTGACGAAGCCTCGATCGTGGTCGGCAAGATCCTCGAGAAGAACGACGACAACTACGGCTACAACGCCCAGACCTCCGAATATGGCGACATGCTCTCCATGGGCATCGTCGACCCGGTCAAGGTCGTTCGCACCGCGCTGCAGAACGCAGCTTCTGTCGCCTCGCTGCTGATCACCACCGAAGCCATGATCGCCGAACTGCCCAAGAAGGACGCTCCGGCTATGCCGGGCGGCATGGGCGGCATGGGCATGGACGGCATGATGTAA
- a CDS encoding ester cyclase, with amino-acid sequence MTDLKDLYEAYIDCLNARDWARLGQHVHDSVRHNDRPLGLAGYRALLEADVAAIPDLAFKVELLICEPPDLAARLSFTCTPKGEFLGLPVNGRTVSFTENVFYTYRDSKIWTVLSVIDKPAIERQL; translated from the coding sequence ATGACCGACCTCAAAGACCTCTACGAAGCCTATATCGACTGCCTCAACGCCCGGGACTGGGCGAGACTCGGCCAGCACGTGCATGACTCCGTGCGTCACAATGACCGTCCGCTCGGACTTGCGGGCTATCGCGCGCTTCTGGAAGCCGATGTGGCCGCCATTCCCGATCTTGCTTTCAAGGTCGAGCTCCTGATCTGCGAGCCGCCGGATCTTGCGGCGCGGCTCTCCTTCACCTGCACGCCGAAAGGGGAGTTCCTCGGCCTTCCCGTCAATGGCCGGACGGTGTCCTTCACCGAAAACGTCTTCTACACCTATCGCGACAGCAAGATCTGGACGGTTCTCTCGGTGATCGACAAGCCGGCGATCGAACGCCAGCTCTGA
- a CDS encoding ABC transporter ATP-binding protein yields MDRSSSLRPIVEIARAYLKADRWLLSAVLLAILLSSLVSVAAPILFARLVDALSQAGPSRSLLLGFLAYAALSGASMALPRIAQSLAFMSAENLSFIVNTRFFERVLRKTSGFFVEHNSAEIQSASQEGCQALSQVADLVLVALLPGGLQILLAVATLGAKIDLEILIIVAVHGTVSVALAVIAIQRVRPHLDAAIEAGQDVASLVGNAIGAMETLRIFGRQDWLNQRFAASARLVRDNILRFIGRRLPFVTLSGVTVAIQLAVTYWLLLPRHEAGSLSLGDLVLFNMLVLQLNAPFEMVGESIDTLVRSRARVVPILRMWAAPEMDAPGTQPLAPLSAGCLRFEAVAYRYETRRGLAPLSFSARRGAITFLVGETGAGKSTVFRLALKMLEPTEGRILIDGTDLATIDSTAWTSQIAIVPQDVVLLNESLADNILLGRPRDEARLHEAADKAAILPFILALPDGFDTNVGERGLKLSGGERQRIAIARALYADPALLFLDEASAALDDATEADIMQHIRRIADTVTILAITHRRSVITPADQVVTLTAPDGEGLIEHEGAASSPQ; encoded by the coding sequence ATGGATAGATCATCGAGTCTCCGCCCGATCGTCGAGATTGCCCGCGCCTATCTCAAGGCGGACCGATGGCTGCTTTCAGCCGTGCTCCTCGCCATCCTCCTGTCGAGCCTCGTCTCGGTGGCGGCGCCGATCCTGTTCGCACGGCTGGTCGACGCGCTGTCGCAGGCGGGGCCTTCCCGCTCGCTGCTGCTCGGCTTCCTGGCCTATGCGGCGCTGAGCGGCGCGTCGATGGCGCTTCCCCGTATCGCCCAGTCGCTTGCCTTTATGAGCGCGGAGAATCTCAGCTTCATCGTCAACACGCGCTTCTTCGAGAGAGTATTGCGCAAGACCAGCGGCTTCTTCGTCGAGCATAACTCCGCCGAGATCCAGAGCGCCAGCCAGGAAGGGTGTCAGGCCCTCTCCCAGGTTGCGGATCTTGTGCTTGTCGCCCTGCTCCCGGGCGGACTGCAGATTCTGTTGGCGGTGGCGACGCTCGGCGCGAAGATCGATCTGGAAATCCTGATCATCGTCGCTGTCCATGGCACGGTCTCCGTCGCGCTTGCGGTCATTGCCATCCAGCGCGTGCGACCGCATCTCGATGCCGCGATCGAGGCGGGACAGGACGTTGCTTCGCTTGTCGGCAACGCCATCGGCGCCATGGAGACACTGAGGATTTTCGGGCGCCAGGACTGGCTGAACCAACGCTTTGCCGCCAGCGCTCGTCTCGTACGGGACAATATCCTGCGCTTCATCGGGCGGCGGTTGCCATTCGTGACCCTTTCGGGGGTCACCGTCGCCATCCAGCTCGCTGTCACCTATTGGCTGCTGTTGCCCCGCCATGAAGCCGGCAGCCTGTCGCTTGGCGATCTCGTGCTCTTCAACATGCTGGTTCTGCAGTTGAACGCCCCTTTCGAAATGGTCGGCGAGTCGATCGACACACTTGTCCGGTCCAGGGCGCGGGTCGTGCCGATTCTGCGCATGTGGGCTGCACCCGAGATGGATGCGCCGGGAACGCAGCCCCTCGCCCCGCTTTCCGCCGGCTGCCTGCGGTTCGAGGCCGTCGCCTATCGCTACGAGACACGGCGCGGCCTGGCGCCGCTGAGCTTTTCGGCGCGGCGTGGCGCGATCACCTTCCTCGTCGGCGAGACCGGTGCCGGCAAATCCACCGTCTTCCGGCTGGCACTGAAGATGCTGGAACCGACCGAGGGACGGATCCTGATCGACGGAACGGATCTCGCCACCATCGACAGCACCGCCTGGACAAGCCAGATCGCCATCGTGCCGCAGGATGTGGTGCTCCTGAACGAAAGCCTTGCCGACAACATCCTGCTCGGCCGCCCGCGCGACGAGGCGCGGCTCCACGAGGCAGCGGACAAGGCCGCCATCCTCCCCTTCATCCTCGCCCTCCCCGACGGCTTCGACACCAATGTCGGCGAGCGCGGCCTGAAGCTTTCCGGCGGCGAGCGCCAGCGCATCGCGATCGCCCGCGCCCTTTACGCGGACCCGGCCCTGCTCTTTCTCGACGAGGCCAGCGCCGCGCTGGACGATGCGACCGAAGCCGACATCATGCAGCACATCCGCCGGATCGCCGACACCGTCACCATCCTCGCCATCACCCACCGCCGCAGCGTGATCACGCCGGCAGATCAGGTGGTGACGCTGACGGCACCGGACGGGGAAGGCCTGATCGAACACGAGGGCGCAGCCAGCTCTCCGCAATGA
- a CDS encoding RDD family protein, with amino-acid sequence MDEATGASGAGEMVLKGKPERHFFRRGLAFLIDGFVLNIAAQLILSVLTIITPLFFGGENLPPSSTNCPPELLNELNKRMDQEAPLQGSEMPRTFACATNEPLDQPSATPSPQTQNGLGRAGESNSVQIDESGRASPEAAQPNSIVVGSVFLLVLGTLAFAALVILSANGRRTPGKRLMRLRILQLDGTPPGIRRNAKREILKFAPFIASTLYMLIMTAAIAWDGDYWFQLRMMQAFWDAGPTIVPPILLPAVVLFIVGHIWWLLPFLFWRGQTFYDRIAGCVLIKAPEPGKAG; translated from the coding sequence TTGGACGAAGCAACGGGCGCAAGCGGAGCCGGCGAGATGGTCCTCAAGGGTAAGCCGGAGCGGCATTTCTTCCGTCGGGGTCTGGCCTTTCTAATCGATGGTTTCGTCCTCAATATTGCCGCTCAATTGATCCTTTCCGTGCTGACTATAATCACACCGCTCTTTTTTGGCGGGGAGAACCTTCCACCATCCAGCACGAACTGCCCTCCAGAACTGCTGAATGAACTGAACAAAAGAATGGATCAGGAAGCGCCACTGCAGGGCAGCGAAATGCCGCGCACGTTCGCCTGCGCAACCAACGAGCCGCTCGACCAGCCGAGCGCGACTCCCAGCCCGCAGACCCAGAACGGCCTCGGACGAGCGGGTGAGTCAAACTCCGTACAAATTGATGAAAGCGGTCGCGCTTCACCGGAGGCGGCTCAGCCGAACTCAATTGTCGTCGGCAGCGTTTTTCTGCTCGTGCTAGGAACCCTAGCATTCGCGGCTCTTGTGATCCTGTCGGCCAACGGTCGACGAACGCCGGGGAAGCGGCTGATGCGGCTGCGTATTCTACAGCTGGATGGCACCCCGCCGGGGATCCGGAGAAACGCCAAGCGCGAGATCCTTAAATTCGCCCCGTTCATCGCCTCCACCTTATATATGTTGATCATGACTGCAGCCATCGCATGGGACGGAGATTACTGGTTTCAACTCCGCATGATGCAAGCGTTTTGGGATGCCGGCCCAACGATTGTCCCGCCCATTCTGCTCCCAGCCGTCGTTCTCTTCATCGTCGGGCATATCTGGTGGCTATTGCCCTTTCTTTTCTGGCGGGGACAGACCTTCTACGACAGGATCGCCGGCTGCGTTCTCATCAAGGCTCCTGAACCCGGAAAGGCAGGGTGA
- a CDS encoding NAD(P)/FAD-dependent oxidoreductase, translating to MTGRLVVVGGGQAGFALIAKLRALSDTRPITLVAGEASLPYQRPPLSKKYLTRDMTLDRLIYRPESWYHDNRIELRLSTRVTAIDRAARSLALSSGDMLAYDTLVLATGATPRHLPESLGGALDGVYTLRDFADADRLAEALQPGKRALIIGGGYIGLEAAAVARSLGLTVTLIEMADRILQRVAAPATSDLVRALHQARGVDLREGTGLRALIGTEGRLAAALLSDGTELPIDLAIVGIGVTANDALAREAGLATANGVVVDAEARTADPSIFAIGDCAVLPFGGMMVRLESVQNAVDQAEALAAILTGGTEPYHPKPWFWSDQYDAKLQIAGFGLGHDHTVTRPGTRPGSASVWYFREGRLIAVDAINDAKAYVVGKKLIESGLSPTPEQAADPAADLKALLG from the coding sequence GTGACGGGTAGGCTGGTTGTCGTTGGTGGCGGGCAGGCGGGCTTTGCCCTGATCGCGAAACTGCGGGCGCTCAGCGACACGCGGCCGATCACGCTGGTTGCCGGCGAGGCGAGCCTGCCCTATCAGCGCCCGCCGCTCTCCAAGAAATATCTCACCCGCGACATGACGCTCGACCGGCTGATCTACCGGCCGGAGAGCTGGTATCACGACAACCGGATCGAGCTCCGCCTCTCCACCCGCGTGACCGCGATCGACCGCGCGGCGCGCAGCCTCGCGCTCTCCTCCGGCGACATGCTTGCCTATGACACGCTGGTGCTCGCCACCGGCGCCACGCCCCGCCATCTGCCGGAAAGCCTGGGTGGCGCGCTGGACGGCGTCTACACCCTGCGCGATTTTGCCGATGCCGATCGCCTGGCCGAGGCCTTGCAGCCGGGAAAGCGGGCGCTGATCATCGGCGGCGGCTATATCGGGCTGGAAGCCGCAGCGGTCGCGCGCTCGCTCGGCCTCACGGTGACGCTGATCGAAATGGCAGACCGGATCCTTCAGCGCGTTGCCGCCCCCGCCACCTCCGATCTGGTGCGGGCGCTGCACCAGGCGCGTGGTGTCGATCTGCGCGAGGGCACGGGCCTGCGCGCGCTGATCGGCACGGAGGGGCGGCTGGCCGCCGCGCTGTTGAGCGACGGGACCGAGCTGCCGATCGATCTTGCCATTGTCGGCATCGGTGTCACGGCGAACGACGCCCTGGCGCGGGAGGCCGGGCTTGCCACCGCCAATGGTGTGGTGGTGGACGCGGAGGCCCGCACCGCCGACCCATCCATCTTCGCCATCGGCGACTGCGCGGTGCTGCCCTTCGGCGGAATGATGGTCCGGCTCGAATCCGTGCAGAATGCAGTCGACCAGGCCGAAGCCCTGGCGGCGATCCTGACAGGCGGAACGGAGCCCTACCACCCCAAGCCGTGGTTCTGGTCCGACCAATATGACGCCAAGCTGCAGATCGCCGGCTTCGGCCTCGGCCATGACCACACGGTGACCCGGCCCGGCACCCGCCCGGGCAGCGCCTCGGTCTGGTACTTCCGCGAGGGGCGGCTCATCGCGGTCGATGCCATCAACGACGCCAAGGCCTATGTGGTGGGCAAGAAGCTGATCGAATCCGGGCTCAGCCCCACGCCCGAACAGGCCGCCGATCCGGCCGCCGACCTCAAGGCGCTGCTGGGCTGA